The Alphaproteobacteria bacterium genome includes a window with the following:
- a CDS encoding aminotransferase class V-fold PLP-dependent enzyme has translation MRVTLRRHFPLLNQTGPRVAYLDSGATAQTPDIVLDAVRAFETGARANVKRGVHRLAEAATEAYANARAQIATYLSVPAEEIVFTSGCTAAINLVANSFGALLKPGDEIAVSELEHHSNIVPWHMLAARSGVKVTFLPVDGQGRIVPQALSPRTKLVALAHVSNVTGAVLDVPAIVAEAKRVGARVLLDGAQRTPHGPVDIPALGVDFYAFSGHKTFAPHGVGVLWARAELLDAMPPFLGGGEMIASVTTQGFTPAKAPAKFEAGTPPISGAIGLGAACEWLGTLDWAAIAAHELRLTGRLLDGLRAIDGVTVIGPQGLQGRAPVVSFDLAGAHPHDICQIMDRHGVALRGGHHCAQPLHAKFDLAGTTRASLALYCEEDDIDLFFAGLADAKRVLT, from the coding sequence ATCCGCGTGACCCTGCGCCGGCATTTTCCATTGTTGAACCAGACGGGTCCGCGCGTCGCCTATCTCGATAGCGGTGCGACGGCGCAAACGCCCGATATCGTGCTCGACGCTGTACGTGCGTTCGAGACCGGCGCGCGCGCCAACGTCAAACGCGGCGTGCATCGTTTGGCCGAAGCGGCGACCGAGGCTTACGCGAATGCGCGCGCGCAGATCGCCACATATCTTTCGGTGCCCGCCGAGGAGATCGTGTTCACCAGCGGCTGTACGGCTGCCATCAATCTCGTCGCGAATTCCTTCGGCGCGTTGCTGAAGCCCGGCGACGAGATCGCGGTCTCGGAACTGGAGCATCATTCCAACATCGTGCCGTGGCACATGTTGGCTGCGCGCAGCGGCGTGAAGGTCACTTTCCTGCCGGTCGATGGCCAAGGCCGCATCGTGCCGCAAGCCCTGTCGCCGCGCACGAAGCTCGTTGCGCTCGCCCATGTGTCGAACGTGACGGGCGCGGTTCTCGACGTCCCGGCGATCGTGGCGGAAGCCAAGCGCGTCGGCGCGCGCGTGCTGCTCGACGGCGCGCAGCGCACGCCGCACGGGCCGGTCGATATCCCCGCCCTGGGCGTCGACTTCTACGCCTTCAGCGGCCACAAGACCTTCGCGCCGCATGGCGTGGGCGTGTTGTGGGCGCGAGCCGAATTGCTCGACGCGATGCCGCCCTTCCTGGGCGGCGGCGAGATGATCGCGAGCGTCACCACGCAAGGCTTCACGCCGGCCAAGGCGCCCGCGAAGTTCGAAGCGGGCACGCCGCCGATCTCCGGCGCGATCGGCTTGGGGGCGGCGTGCGAATGGCTCGGCACGCTCGATTGGGCGGCGATTGCGGCGCATGAGCTGCGTTTGACCGGCCGCTTGCTCGACGGATTGCGCGCGATCGATGGTGTGACCGTGATCGGGCCGCAAGGCTTGCAAGGCCGCGCACCCGTCGTGTCGTTTGATCTCGCGGGCGCCCACCCGCACGATATCTGCCAGATCATGGATCGGCATGGCGTGGCGTTGCGCGGCGGGCATCATTGCGCGCAACCGCTGCACGCGAAATTCGATCTCGCAGGCACGACGCGCGCATCGCTCGCGCTCTACTGCGAAGAGGACGACATCGACCTGTTCTTCGCCGGCCTCGCCG